A stretch of the Bradyrhizobium sp. CCBAU 53351 genome encodes the following:
- a CDS encoding endonuclease/exonuclease/phosphatase family protein: MRFMTWNVHGTFNLNPKFDLEGVCSIIRKWAPDVVALQEVDSRSRSNDPFSKLASVVGDHRVHAKSIVTADGDYGQMLLSRFPFSGAPEIADVSYREREPRRAIATSLLTPSGDVRVVATHLGLSIHERYAQAQALVSLVKPARTVVLGDFNDWFWVKSVRRVLAQVCPNRTRLRTFPSRLPLLRLDRIYATSDSEIVKVWTDEEARAFSDHLPVIAEIEL; encoded by the coding sequence ATGCGCTTCATGACCTGGAACGTGCATGGCACGTTCAACCTCAATCCGAAGTTCGATCTCGAGGGCGTGTGCTCCATTATTCGCAAATGGGCTCCCGATGTCGTCGCGCTCCAGGAGGTGGATTCGCGATCGAGGTCGAACGATCCGTTTTCGAAGCTCGCAAGTGTCGTCGGCGATCACCGCGTTCACGCCAAGTCGATCGTCACTGCGGATGGCGATTACGGTCAGATGCTCCTGAGCCGCTTTCCATTTTCCGGAGCGCCCGAGATCGCCGACGTGTCGTATCGAGAGCGTGAGCCGCGCAGAGCCATTGCGACAAGCCTGCTGACCCCCTCCGGCGACGTGCGGGTTGTCGCCACGCATCTGGGCTTGAGCATCCACGAGCGCTATGCGCAGGCTCAGGCCTTGGTGAGCCTCGTCAAGCCGGCGAGGACCGTCGTGCTCGGCGACTTCAACGACTGGTTTTGGGTCAAGTCAGTGCGGCGCGTGCTCGCACAGGTCTGCCCGAACCGCACGCGATTGCGGACTTTCCCGTCGCGTTTGCCGCTCCTGCGGCTTGACCGGATCTATGCGACGTCCGACAGCGAAATCGTGAAAGTTTGGACCGACGAGGAGGCACGAGCCTTCTCGGACCATCTGCCCGTCATTGCCGAAATCGAGCTTTAG
- a CDS encoding DUF1476 domain-containing protein, with protein MTTFDKREQGFEAKFVHDEELMFRATARSNKLLGLWAASRLGLNGDAATSYATTLVTDHLQDRTMDEVLDRVSGDLAGTGLAREQIAVKLQECLHQAMQQLETDR; from the coding sequence ATGACCACGTTCGACAAGCGCGAGCAGGGCTTTGAGGCCAAATTCGTCCACGACGAGGAACTCATGTTCAGGGCCACGGCCCGGTCCAACAAGCTGCTCGGTCTCTGGGCCGCAAGCAGGCTCGGTCTGAACGGCGATGCCGCGACGAGCTATGCAACGACGCTGGTGACGGACCATCTGCAAGACAGGACGATGGACGAGGTGCTCGACAGGGTGTCAGGCGATCTTGCCGGCACGGGCCTTGCGCGCGAGCAGATCGCGGTCAAGCTGCAGGAATGCCTGCATCAGGCCATGCAGCAGCTCGAGACAGACAGGTAA
- a CDS encoding TIGR00645 family protein → MSVEPSPQSEPRTEPRPPLPRLGVLPMIIFGSRWLQLPLYLGLIVAQCVYIVLFLKELWHLSWHAINLTEQQIMMSVLALIDVVMISNLLVMVIVGGYETFVSRLDLQGHPDEPEWLGHVNASVLKIKLAMAIIGISSIALLRTFIEAGNLGSNRAGYTETGVMWQVLIHLTFVASAIGIAYIDKLGDSGAHKQAE, encoded by the coding sequence ATGTCGGTTGAGCCTTCACCCCAATCCGAACCTCGGACCGAACCGCGCCCGCCCTTGCCGCGCCTCGGCGTGCTGCCGATGATCATCTTCGGCTCGCGCTGGCTGCAGCTCCCGCTCTATCTCGGACTGATCGTGGCGCAATGCGTCTACATCGTTCTGTTCCTGAAGGAGCTTTGGCACCTCTCGTGGCACGCGATCAATCTCACCGAGCAGCAGATCATGATGAGCGTGCTTGCGCTGATCGACGTCGTGATGATCTCCAATTTGCTCGTGATGGTGATCGTCGGCGGCTACGAGACCTTCGTCTCGCGGCTCGACCTGCAGGGCCATCCCGACGAACCGGAATGGCTCGGCCACGTCAACGCGAGCGTCCTCAAGATCAAGCTCGCCATGGCCATCATCGGCATCTCCTCGATCGCGCTGCTGCGCACCTTCATCGAGGCCGGCAATCTCGGCTCGAACCGCGCCGGCTACACCGAGACCGGCGTGATGTGGCAGGTGCTGATCCACCTCACCTTCGTGGCCTCGGCGATCGGCATTGCCTATATCGACAAGCTCGGCGATTCCGGCGCGCACAAGCAGGCCGAATAG